GGCACGGGAGCTGTGAAGGAAGCCCTCGAGGTGCCCGTGGTCTCCATGGCGGAGGCCGCGATGGGGATGGCCGTGCCGCTCTGTCACCGCTTCGCGATCGTGACCACGGCCGCCCGCATGATCCCGTATACGGAAGACGTGGTCCAGCTCGTCGGCTTCGCCTCCCGTTGCGCGGGCGTGAGGGCCGTCGAGCTTCCACCCATCGGCGAAGGCTCCCTGGACGAGCAGCGGGTCCTCGACGAGCTCGGCGCGGTGATAAGTAGCGTGACGGGGGACATGGGCGCGGACCTCGTCATTCTCGGCGGTGCCCGCCTCTCGCCCTACGCGGCGGCGGCGCGCGAGCGAAGCCGGGCGCCGATCCTAGAGCCGGTCTCGTGCGGCGTGCAGATGGCCGAGGCGCTCGTGCGGCTCGGCTTGGCGCAGAGCAAGGCAGGCAAGTTCGCGGCGCCGCCCCGCGACCTCAAGGAATACGAATGAGCTATCCGAGAGATCTCGTCGGCTACGGCAGGCACACGCCCGATCCCAAGTGGCCGGGCGGAGCGCGCCTGGCGCTTCAGATCGTCATGAACTATGAGGAAGGAGGCGAGCGCTCCATCCTCCACGGCGACGCCGAATCCGAGGCCTTCCTCCACGAGGTGGTGGCAACGGAGCCGCTGCCGGGGGTCCGCAACATGAACGTCGAATCGGTGTACGAGTACGGCAGTCGAGCTGGCTTCTGGCGCCTCCTGCGGATGTTCGCGGACCGAAACATCAAGATCACGGTCTATGCCGTCGCCATGGCCCTTGAACGCCATCCGGAGGCCGCGGCCGCCATTTTAGAGGCGGGTCACGAGGTCATGAGCCACGGATGGCGGTGGATCGATTACCAGTACATGAGCGAGGATGAAGAGCGCGCTCACATGCGTCGTGCGATCGAGGTGCTGGCGCGACTCACGGGCAGCCGCCCCCTTGGTTGGTACACCGGCCGGCAGAGCCCGAATACCCGGCGGCTGGTCGTCGAGGAGGGCGGCTTCCTCTACGACGCCGACTCCTACAACGATGACCTGCCGTACTGGGTGACCGTGTCCGGGAAGAGCCACCTGGTCATTCCGTACACGATGGACAATAACGACATGAAGTTCGGAGGAGTGCAGGGGTTCAATACGGGCGAGGATTTCTACACCTATCTGCGCGACGCATTTGACGTTCTCTATGCCGAGGGGGCGAGGGCGCCCAAGATGATGTCCGTCGGGCTCCACATGCGGCTGGCAGGCCGCCCCGGCCGCGCGGCCGGTCTCGCGCGCTTCCTCGATCACGTGCTCAAGCACGACGGCGTCTGGATGTGCCGTCGGGTGGACATCGCGCGGCACTGGATGGCCACTCACCCGTACCAGGGCGCTTGAGAAGGACCACGCGATGGCGCC
The sequence above is a segment of the Candidatus Methylomirabilota bacterium genome. Coding sequences within it:
- a CDS encoding aspartate/glutamate racemase family protein, which produces GTGAVKEALEVPVVSMAEAAMGMAVPLCHRFAIVTTAARMIPYTEDVVQLVGFASRCAGVRAVELPPIGEGSLDEQRVLDELGAVISSVTGDMGADLVILGGARLSPYAAAARERSRAPILEPVSCGVQMAEALVRLGLAQSKAGKFAAPPRDLKEYE
- the puuE gene encoding allantoinase PuuE; the protein is MRMSYPRDLVGYGRHTPDPKWPGGARLALQIVMNYEEGGERSILHGDAESEAFLHEVVATEPLPGVRNMNVESVYEYGSRAGFWRLLRMFADRNIKITVYAVAMALERHPEAAAAILEAGHEVMSHGWRWIDYQYMSEDEERAHMRRAIEVLARLTGSRPLGWYTGRQSPNTRRLVVEEGGFLYDADSYNDDLPYWVTVSGKSHLVIPYTMDNNDMKFGGVQGFNTGEDFYTYLRDAFDVLYAEGARAPKMMSVGLHMRLAGRPGRAAGLARFLDHVLKHDGVWMCRRVDIARHWMATHPYQGA